The DNA segment GGACAAACACAAGCCGAGGCCACAAATAGATCAACCAGACGCTTAGGCTTTTTCGGGGACGATCTGTGGTCACTCTGCTGCCTCCGGGACCTCAGATTGTCGCAGCAGCGCAGCTTCTCTATCTGATCACCACTATCCTCTGAGCATCTGTCCACACATCTGTATATATGAAACACATGTGCATTCAGATAGGGTGTGGCTGTTTACGCCTCCTTGTCTCAATAATGACCCCTCTGAGCTGACAATTGGGTTATTTAAGGCGTCAGTGAGCaggtctgtgtgtctctgctgccccctgatGGTGGGAGGCAGCCCCGACCAGGAGCACCCAGGTTTGGCCAAAACTTCAATTCAGTGTTTTTGTGACACAATAAAAAGACagtgagagaggaaggagggagttGGGTTCAGTGTCCGTGTTCTCTTCTGAAAATACTGGACAAAGGGCGGATGGTGCTGCTCGAGcggagagctggaggacagagagaaaaggagggagtTGATTATGCAGGTGGCAGATATAATTAGTTGGTCGTTGGGTGGATTTGCATGTTTTCACAAAAGGGAAGTAGCTATGCATGCATGCCTGCGTGcctgcatgcgtgcgtgtgtgtgtgtgtgtgtgtgtgtgtgcgtgtgtgtgtgtgcgtgtgcgtgtgtgtgtgtgtgtgtgtgtgtgtgtgtgtgtgcgtgcgtgcgtgcgtgcgtgtgtgtgtgtgtgtggttgtatgtgtgtgattaaccctaaccccacaaTATGAAAAAGAAAGTTTTAGAAGAACACAACAAAAAGTCCTGCACAGTTTGTGGTTTCAGATggataaaacacacacgtgcatacagaaaagcacacacacacacacacacacacacaaacgcacatcaGCACGCATCTTTACTCTTCTTTCACATCACaatgcagaaaacacacactcccaaatCCAGACTGTCTaaatgtctccctctctctctctttctctctctgtaacacacacacacacacatgcacgtgtacCAAAATACTTGATCCTTTCATCTCTTGGAACACTTCCTTCGCCCTGACTGACTGTGGGACTGTCCCAGTATCAACCAGGAAGCACTGCGGTCTTTAAATGAATGACACATGACACGAGACATTTTCGTGCTCAATGACTCCCACGTGGCCACAAGTTAAATTTAGAAGTCAATGCCTTTGGTCAGCCCACTCTTCTGCTCAACCACCGGTTGGAAAGAATGAATGAAGGTGTGCTGGATGCAGCTCATGAATGATTCCACCATGTTGGCCCAGTCAGCAACCTGAAAACGCTCCAGCCCGACTTGTGTTAGATCAACACCCCGGCCGCACTCTTTCCCCGCTCGTCATCAAGATTGTGATCAGCGCCACTCTCTAGACTCTCTGCACCTTGCGTCTGACACACGCTTGAGCGCTGacgtgtttttgtgtttttccttttgcagATATCAGGATGTCAAAGTcagcagagatggagaaaaCAGGGGCGAACTCCCCGTTGGAGGGCGCAGGTAAGACGTGCACAAGTCTCATTTTTAAGACATCAGATCACACGTGACACATAAGCTCAAGTGTTTATTCAAGTTGGATCAGTTTCtcactttttcctcttcctcctacgCAGATTCAGAGCGGAATGGACCTGAATCAAATCACCAGGTGGGTCTGCTGAATACAACAACTTTACCCTCCCTGGCGGATCAGATGCGGCTTCTCCGTTAGCTGCTAATTTGCTGGTTCCCTTTCACGCATGGTGGTTAAAAGTGTGGGACCAAATATATCGGACGGACTTTATGGTCCGCAGGATCTTGGTAGCGTTTGATGATTTTATCCAACGTTTGTGTTGAACTGTGCACAGTTGGCAGACGACATCGTGTAAAGTGTGTTTTCGGTTtaatctttaattaaaatgtttttcctctgctgtaggTTCAGGCAATGAAACTCAGCCCCTTTCCTCTGTCACCAAACCTGAACAGCAGCAACAAGGTGAACATGTGatcattattgtgtgtgtgtgtgtgtgtgtgttactgaacTGCCCGTGCATGTCTCTGCATATGTCTGGGCTTTTGTgtcaaaaacacaacacaatagGTTTATTGACAGTATAGCTGCCTCAGCTTTGCATTCAATTCTGTTCATTCAGTCGCTCTTTTGTGGCGCTCAAAGTTGAGGTCCATCGTGTGTCGACTCTCCGCCCGGACTCGAATGTAAACAGACCTGCTGAGAGGATGGGGGCACTCTCCCACCACAAAGCCTGCTGAAAGAGGCCATAATGCCGTTACACATCCCCCAAAACATaaactctttatttgcataccGCACAAGCTATGCAAAGGAGTGAGGCGGTATAAACCCGCCGGGTCCTGGGAAGATGAGCATCCTTTCGAGCAGCGTCCTCGGCACACACACGACGGCATTTTGTGCGAGCGGTTATAAATTGAAATTACGATCAAATTTGAATGTCCAACGGTTCCGATCATGGTCTTAAGCGTCCAGGTAAGCTTCCACGCCAGTGCTGACCTCTCCACGCTTCTCCCCTCCGTCTCTTAGTGCTTTAGCTTTTCTCAATCTTTCTGGCATAGTTCTGTTTGAAGGGTGTGTtctttagacacacacacacacacacatgcacatttctttctctctttttttaaattcctacTGTTTTGGACAGAATAAGATGGAGGAATGTGGTGAGATGTCCCCATCCCTTCCTCTGTCTCACGGACCGACCCCTTCACAGACAGcgctgcagcacacacagctCATGCTAACCAGCTCCCAGCTAGCAGGGGTATGACAGACTCATGTTATGTGCAACGATCACACCGTTTTGCTTGGCTTTTATCTGCTCGCAGCTCCTGCGTTTCatgcctttctttctctcctttctacctcttcccctctgctgtctcctccgacttgttttttttgtcagttgACGGCTTTGTtgccagcgcagcagcagctgctgctgcagcaggctcAGGCGCAGCTCCTGGCTGCGGCCGTGCAGCAGTCAAACGCAGCCCACGCCGCTCACGCCGCCCATGCAGCTGCCCAAGCCAATCAGCAAGCTCAGGCCGCTGCAGCAACAAACCATcacgcccagcagcagcagcagcagcagcagggggggcaGACAGGGCAGCAGGCCCAGTCGCAGTCCCAAGGACAGGGACACAACGCGCAGGAACAGAAGACCCAAAGTGTCCCtgtcccgccgccgccgccgcagcttACGCTCTCGCAGCCGATTCAGCTCACTGCCCAGGTACTGAGAACCAATCAGATCCATTTCCTGATGAGTAACTTCATTGAGAGAACAGCCATGGAACAGTTCTTCTTGCATGTCAACAGGTTTCGTGATTCAGAGTTTCCACCTTGCATGAGTACAGTTTGAATGAGTTTTGCCTCCTACTTTCaaatcctctcctccctcctgagCCCCGTGTCGGTGGTTGAGTTCGGCCTTATTCTGCTCTGCCTGTCTTCTTTTATCGGAACAGGACATTCAACagttgctgcagctccagcagctggtgctggtgcctgGTCACCCGCTACCATCTCCTGCCCAGTTCCTCCTCCCACAGGCACAGCAGGGCCAGCAAGGTGGGGCCATTCCCGCCACAGACCTTTCCCGAACGTCCAGGATGTGGCTGATTTCATTCAGACaattttggtttggtttttcagGACTCCTCTCAACACCAAATCTTATTCCGCTACCTCAGCAAAACCAGGGGAGCCTGCTGTCGGCTCCTGGCAGAATGGGACTCCAATCACAGGTATGGAGGAAACTTTCATTATTCGCTGAGTGGAAAACGAGAAACGCTCTGCCGCCCTTTCATCTCTGTTTTCCGCTGCCTTCTCGCTTTCATTTCCGCACTGTCGTACGTGCGGCAGCGAGACAAGAGCGCGGAGGTGAGCAGCGGTGGCGGCATGACGACGGTGTCCACGGTGACTTCGCACCCGGAGGAGCCCAgtgacctggaggagctggaacagTTTGCCCGCACTTTCAAACAGAGACGCATCAAACTGGGCTTCACGCAGGTGGGCAGAGGCTCCCATGAGCTTGTGGCATTTGCATTGAGTCTTTGGCGCGCGGCCTTTGCTAAATCTGTACTTCTCCACCAGGGAGACGTAGGCTTGGCTATGGGAAAGCTGTACGGCAACGATTTCAGTCAGACTACAATCTCCCGTTTTGAAGCCCTCAACCTGAGCTTTAAGAACATGTGCAAGTTAAAGCCACTGCTGGAGAAGTGGCTCAACGATGCAGGTCGGCGCTCATCAGCATCACAGCTGTAGATCCAGCGATGTTAAGAAACGTCTGCTGGAATGATTAACGGTGGatgctctcctcctgcagagaccATGTCTATAGACAGCACCCTGCCAAGCCCCAGCTCTCTGTCCTCGCCCACTTTAGGCTTCGATGGGATTCCCGGTCGCCGCAGAAAGAAGAGAACCAGCATTGAAACGAATGTACGTGTGGCCCTGGAACGCGCTTTCATGACGGTAAGCGGGTCACCTTCACTCTTCGCCGCATCCGCGCCCGAAGCGCGAGGCTGCTGGGAGACCTGAGTTCCCGTCctgtccagcagaaccagaagcCTACCTCAGAGGAGATCATGCTGATCGCCGAGCAGCTCAACATGGAGAAGGAGGTGATCCGGGTCTGGTTCTGCAACCGCCGGCAGAAAGAGAAACGCATCAATCCCAGCAGTGCCACCCCTCCCCTTCCCAGCCAGCCCCCGTCTGCCCCGGCAACGCACAAGCCCCCCTGCTACAGCCCCCACATGGTAAATGTCTATTGGCACGAGTGTGTAAAACAATGAATGATTAACAGATTTCTGGGCAGCGCCTGATTTCCGTTTAACTGACAATCAAAACTCCTCCTCTGGCAGATGTCCAGTCAGCTGCCGCAGGCCGTGACCAGTCTGAGCAGCACAACAGCCACCACCATGTCCTCCGTCTGCCCCCTGACTTCCAGCCTggcctccacccacccctccctcagcTCTGCCCCGTCCCCGGTgactcccccccctcctccccgcaGCACGGCCAGCCCAGCCACCCCCAGCCACAGCGCGCTCAGCCTCAACACGGGGTAAGACAGGGCGCCACGCCGCTCCTCTAGAGCCTCCGCAGCTACCGGCAGGTgttcctgatgatgatgatgatgatgatgatgatgatgatgatgatgatgatgatgatgatgatgatgaatgatgatgataatgatgatgatgatgatgcacacatgcaaaacagaagaaatcaaagaaaaaaactaaGGCATTGTTTAAGTTAATGAAGGGAACGCTGCATTTCGTGCATTATTCTAATGTCATGTTTCACGTTAGCCACTGGTCAGATTCAGGTGACGCGTTAAGGCGAAGCTTTTTAGCGCACGTGCGCCGCACAGTGCTCGTTTCACCTGCAGTTTGGAGTAAACGGCTGATACGCGCGCACGCGGGAACCACAGCTTCCACTGTGCAGCGGTGCTCTAtaaccctgtgtgtgtctgtgtgtgtggtttttgtgtTCACAGCTTATGGCGCATGGGTAAAAAGAACGGTGACGTGTCTAACTACATCACCGATTTTGCTGCAAACTTGAGGTGAATACGACAGCGACACGCCTGTTACTGCAGAAAGCACCACACTGATTCTCTGCTGGATTTGATCACGCAGTAAATGTGTAATTAATGTTGCCTGTGGCGTTTATGACGCCCTCTCTCTTGTCTCCACGTCTGCAGCCAACTGCTCCTCTAGATGCTGTGTGTCCAGAGCTGAATTTGTCCTCTGCTTGTCCTTGCTGCTAAACCTGCTTTTTTCTCACCTTTTCCCCTCCGCATGTCTGTGTTCCTATGTGTGCTTGCACATGTATGgtgtggcctgtgtgtgtgcgtgtgtgtgtgcgtgtgtgtgaaacaaCAGGAACACTGTGATGGGAGTTAACACAGGGATGAGCCAAGCCCTCCTCGGTAACAATCCCCTGGCCACCATCCaaggtgtgtgagagagaaagacgCAGCGTAATCGGTTTATTTATTTCAGGAGAGAACAAAGATAAAACCACTGACGAGGGGAGGATAATTAGCGGCCGTTCTGAGGTGGATTTTGAGCTTTTGTTGAGTCTGACACCTTTAACGAGGGTCACAATAATGCATAAAACATGAGCCCTCCCACCTCCACGAGACTTTTTGAGACAGCGAGTGACCCTCAAGAGACCGTCAGAGCTGTTTTTGAAcctgtgtgggtggggggggcgggggggggg comes from the Takifugu rubripes chromosome 7, fTakRub1.2, whole genome shotgun sequence genome and includes:
- the pou2f2b gene encoding POU domain, class 2, transcription factor 2 isoform X1, translating into MFVPLPVPFVFQRTAPDLNAWRLKSPLALRSNSDIRMSKSAEMEKTGANSPLEGADSERNGPESNHQVQAMKLSPFPLSPNLNSSNKNKMEECGEMSPSLPLSHGPTPSQTALQHTQLMLTSSQLAGLTALLPAQQQLLLQQAQAQLLAAAVQQSNAAHAAHAAHAAAQANQQAQAAAATNHHAQQQQQQQQGGQTGQQAQSQSQGQGHNAQEQKTQSVPVPPPPPQLTLSQPIQLTAQDIQQLLQLQQLVLVPGHPLPSPAQFLLPQAQQGQQGLLSTPNLIPLPQQNQGSLLSAPGRMGLQSQRDKSAEVSSGGGMTTVSTVTSHPEEPSDLEELEQFARTFKQRRIKLGFTQGDVGLAMGKLYGNDFSQTTISRFEALNLSFKNMCKLKPLLEKWLNDAETMSIDSTLPSPSSLSSPTLGFDGIPGRRRKKRTSIETNVRVALERAFMTQNQKPTSEEIMLIAEQLNMEKEVIRVWFCNRRQKEKRINPSSATPPLPSQPPSAPATHKPPCYSPHMMSSQLPQAVTSLSSTTATTMSSVCPLTSSLASTHPSLSSAPSPVTPPPPPRSTASPATPSHSALSLNTGLWRMGKKNGDVSNYITDFAANLRNTVMGVNTGMSQALLGNNPLATIQALAASGGQLPLSSLEGGSKVMLGASGGQGGGLPSSLFLNHPALLHMGQNPGAGLISAAVAKASQSSPFPSASSISPTLCSPSPCSSPASSCSSSEMAHSPPSLGGAKIE
- the pou2f2b gene encoding POU domain, class 2, transcription factor 2 isoform X2 is translated as MFVPLPVPFVFQRTAPDLNAWRLKSPLALRSNSDIRMSKSAEMEKTGANSPLEGADSERNGPESNHQVQAMKLSPFPLSPNLNSSNKNKMEECGEMSPSLPLSHGPTPSQTALQHTQLMLTSSQLAGLTALLPAQQQLLLQQAQAQLLAAAVQQSNAAHAAHAAHAAAQANQQAQAAAATNHHAQQQQQQQQGGQTGQQAQSQSQGQGHNAQEQKTQSVPVPPPPPQLTLSQPIQLTAQDIQQLLQLQQLVLVPGHPLPSPAQFLLPQAQQGQQGLLSTPNLIPLPQQNQGSLLSAPGRMGLQSQRDKSAEVSSGGGMTTVSTVTSHPEEPSDLEELEQFARTFKQRRIKLGFTQGDVGLAMGKLYGNDFSQTTISRFEALNLSFKNMCKLKPLLEKWLNDAETMSIDSTLPSPSSLSSPTLGFDGIPGRRRKKRTSIETNVRVALERAFMTNQKPTSEEIMLIAEQLNMEKEVIRVWFCNRRQKEKRINPSSATPPLPSQPPSAPATHKPPCYSPHMMSSQLPQAVTSLSSTTATTMSSVCPLTSSLASTHPSLSSAPSPVTPPPPPRSTASPATPSHSALSLNTGLWRMGKKNGDVSNYITDFAANLRNTVMGVNTGMSQALLGNNPLATIQALAASGGQLPLSSLEGGSKVMLGASGGQGGGLPSSLFLNHPALLHMGQNPGAGLISAAVAKASQSSPFPSASSISPTLCSPSPCSSPASSCSSSEMAHSPPSLGGAKIE
- the pou2f2b gene encoding POU domain, class 2, transcription factor 2 isoform X5, which produces MFVPLPVPFVFQRTAPDLNAWRLKSPLALRSNSDIRMSKSAEMEKTGANSPLEGADSERNGPESNHQVQAMKLSPFPLSPNLNSSNKNKMEECGEMSPSLPLSHGPTPSQTALQHTQLMLTSSQLAGLTALLPAQQQLLLQQAQAQLLAAAVQQSNAAHAAHAAHAAAQANQQAQAAAATNHHAQQQQQQQQGGQTGQQAQSQSQGQGHNAQEQKTQSVPVPPPPPQLTLSQPIQLTAQDIQQLLQLQQLVLVPGHPLPSPAQFLLPQAQQGQQGLLSTPNLIPLPQQNQGSLLSAPGRMGLQSQRDKSAEVSSGGGMTTVSTVTSHPEEPSDLEELEQFARTFKQRRIKLGFTQGDVGLAMGKLYGNDFSQTTISRFEALNLSFKNMCKLKPLLEKWLNDAETMSIDSTLPSPSSLSSPTLGFDGIPGRRRKKRTSIETNVRVALERAFMTQNQKPTSEEIMLIAEQLNMEKEVIRVWFCNRRQKEKRINPSSATPPLPSQPPSAPATHKPPCYSPHMMSSQLPQAVTSLSSTTATTMSSVCPLTSSLASTHPSLSSAPSPVTPPPPPRSTASPATPSHSALSLNTGLWRMGKKNGDVSNYITDFAANLSPSSQWWPAASFQS
- the pou2f2b gene encoding POU domain, class 2, transcription factor 2 isoform X7, with product MFVPLPVPFVFQRTAPDLNAWRLKSPLALRSNSDIRMSKSAEMEKTGANSPLEGADSERNGPESNHQVQAMKLSPFPLSPNLNSSNKNKMEECGEMSPSLPLSHGPTPSQTALQHTQLMLTSSQLAGLTALLPAQQQLLLQQAQAQLLAAAVQQSNAAHAAHAAHAAAQANQQAQAAAATNHHAQQQQQQQQGGQTGQQAQSQSQGQGHNAQEQKTQSVPVPPPPPQLTLSQPIQLTAQDIQQLLQLQQLVLVPGHPLPSPAQFLLPQAQQGQQGLLSTPNLIPLPQQNQGSLLSAPGRMGLQSQRDKSAEVSSGGGMTTVSTVTSHPEEPSDLEELEQFARTFKQRRIKLGFTQGDVGLAMGKLYGNDFSQTTISRFEALNLSFKNMCKLKPLLEKWLNDAETMSIDSTLPSPSSLSSPTLGFDGIPGRRRKKRTSIETNVRVALERAFMTQNQKPTSEEIMLIAEQLNMEKEVIRVWFCNRRQKEKRINPSSATPPLPSQPPSAPATHKPPCYSPHMMSSQLPQAVTSLSSTTATTMSSVCPLTSSLASTHPSLSSAPSPVTPPPPPRSTASPATPSHSALSLNTG
- the pou2f2b gene encoding POU domain, class 2, transcription factor 2 isoform X3, with amino-acid sequence MTKTAAIAAQDFSSMWLSDIRMSKSAEMEKTGANSPLEGADSERNGPESNHQVQAMKLSPFPLSPNLNSSNKNKMEECGEMSPSLPLSHGPTPSQTALQHTQLMLTSSQLAGLTALLPAQQQLLLQQAQAQLLAAAVQQSNAAHAAHAAHAAAQANQQAQAAAATNHHAQQQQQQQQGGQTGQQAQSQSQGQGHNAQEQKTQSVPVPPPPPQLTLSQPIQLTAQDIQQLLQLQQLVLVPGHPLPSPAQFLLPQAQQGQQGLLSTPNLIPLPQQNQGSLLSAPGRMGLQSQRDKSAEVSSGGGMTTVSTVTSHPEEPSDLEELEQFARTFKQRRIKLGFTQGDVGLAMGKLYGNDFSQTTISRFEALNLSFKNMCKLKPLLEKWLNDAETMSIDSTLPSPSSLSSPTLGFDGIPGRRRKKRTSIETNVRVALERAFMTQNQKPTSEEIMLIAEQLNMEKEVIRVWFCNRRQKEKRINPSSATPPLPSQPPSAPATHKPPCYSPHMMSSQLPQAVTSLSSTTATTMSSVCPLTSSLASTHPSLSSAPSPVTPPPPPRSTASPATPSHSALSLNTGLWRMGKKNGDVSNYITDFAANLRNTVMGVNTGMSQALLGNNPLATIQALAASGGQLPLSSLEGGSKVMLGASGGQGGGLPSSLFLNHPALLHMGQNPGAGLISAAVAKASQSSPFPSASSISPTLCSPSPCSSPASSCSSSEMAHSPPSLGGAKIE
- the pou2f2b gene encoding POU domain, class 2, transcription factor 2 isoform X4, yielding MTKTAAIAAQDFSNIRMSKSAEMEKTGANSPLEGADSERNGPESNHQVQAMKLSPFPLSPNLNSSNKNKMEECGEMSPSLPLSHGPTPSQTALQHTQLMLTSSQLAGLTALLPAQQQLLLQQAQAQLLAAAVQQSNAAHAAHAAHAAAQANQQAQAAAATNHHAQQQQQQQQGGQTGQQAQSQSQGQGHNAQEQKTQSVPVPPPPPQLTLSQPIQLTAQDIQQLLQLQQLVLVPGHPLPSPAQFLLPQAQQGQQGLLSTPNLIPLPQQNQGSLLSAPGRMGLQSQRDKSAEVSSGGGMTTVSTVTSHPEEPSDLEELEQFARTFKQRRIKLGFTQGDVGLAMGKLYGNDFSQTTISRFEALNLSFKNMCKLKPLLEKWLNDAETMSIDSTLPSPSSLSSPTLGFDGIPGRRRKKRTSIETNVRVALERAFMTQNQKPTSEEIMLIAEQLNMEKEVIRVWFCNRRQKEKRINPSSATPPLPSQPPSAPATHKPPCYSPHMMSSQLPQAVTSLSSTTATTMSSVCPLTSSLASTHPSLSSAPSPVTPPPPPRSTASPATPSHSALSLNTGLWRMGKKNGDVSNYITDFAANLRNTVMGVNTGMSQALLGNNPLATIQALAASGGQLPLSSLEGGSKVMLGASGGQGGGLPSSLFLNHPALLHMGQNPGAGLISAAVAKASQSSPFPSASSISPTLCSPSPCSSPASSCSSSEMAHSPPSLGGAKIE
- the pou2f2b gene encoding POU domain, class 2, transcription factor 2 isoform X6 produces the protein MTKTAAIAAQDFSSMWLSDIRMSKSAEMEKTGANSPLEGADSERNGPESNHQVQAMKLSPFPLSPNLNSSNKNKMEECGEMSPSLPLSHGPTPSQTALQHTQLMLTSSQLAGDIQQLLQLQQLVLVPGHPLPSPAQFLLPQAQQGQQGLLSTPNLIPLPQQNQGSLLSAPGRMGLQSQRDKSAEVSSGGGMTTVSTVTSHPEEPSDLEELEQFARTFKQRRIKLGFTQGDVGLAMGKLYGNDFSQTTISRFEALNLSFKNMCKLKPLLEKWLNDAETMSIDSTLPSPSSLSSPTLGFDGIPGRRRKKRTSIETNVRVALERAFMTQNQKPTSEEIMLIAEQLNMEKEVIRVWFCNRRQKEKRINPSSATPPLPSQPPSAPATHKPPCYSPHMMSSQLPQAVTSLSSTTATTMSSVCPLTSSLASTHPSLSSAPSPVTPPPPPRSTASPATPSHSALSLNTGLWRMGKKNGDVSNYITDFAANLRNTVMGVNTGMSQALLGNNPLATIQALAASGGQLPLSSLEGGSKVMLGASGGQGGGLPSSLFLNHPALLHMGQNPGAGLISAAVAKASQSSPFPSASSISPTLCSPSPCSSPASSCSSSEMAHSPPSLGGAKIE
- the pou2f2b gene encoding POU domain, class 2, transcription factor 2 isoform X8 — protein: MTKTAAIAAQDFSSMWLSDIRMSKSAEMEKTGANSPLEGADSERNGPESNHQVQAMKLSPFPLSPNLNSSNKNKMEECGEMSPSLPLSHGPTPSQTALQHTQLMLTSSQLAGDIQQLLQLQQLVLVPGHPLPSPAQFLLPQAQQGQQGLLSTPNLIPLPQQNQGSLLSAPGRMGLQSQRDKSAEVSSGGGMTTVSTVTSHPEEPSDLEELEQFARTFKQRRIKLGFTQGDVGLAMGKLYGNDFSQTTISRFEALNLSFKNMCKLKPLLEKWLNDAETMSIDSTLPSPSSLSSPTLGFDGIPGRRRKKRTSIETNVRVALERAFMTNQKPTSEEIMLIAEQLNMEKEVIRVWFCNRRQKEKRINPSSATPPLPSQPPSAPATHKPPCYSPHMMSSQLPQAVTSLSSTTATTMSSVCPLTSSLASTHPSLSSAPSPVTPPPPPRSTASPATPSHSALSLNTGLWRMGKKNGDVSNYITDFAANLRNTVMGVNTGMSQALLGNNPLATIQALAASGGQLPLSSLEGGSKVMLGASGGQGGGLPSSLFLNHPALLHMGQNPGAGLISAAVAKASQSSPFPSASSISPTLCSPSPCSSPASSCSSSEMAHSPPSLGGAKIE